The nucleotide window GCGTTGAAGTCCAATTCCACTCGACAGCCGGTCATCATTCCGCATGCTATCGGACACCGACATCCCATTCAGAATCGCTCTGCTGGACGTGTGCCGACGATCTTGTACGTGGGGCGACTGACGGCGATCAAGGGCATTGACCTCCTTCTCGACGCCTTAGATTTGGTGTCTCGCCAATTCCGTCTAGTCGTTGTCGGAACAGGACCTCGCCTTGAGGAGTATCGGCAGCGAGCGAGCGACCTAGGAATCGACGCCCTGTTCACCGGCCAGGTGCCTCGGGAAGAACTATGGGGCATCTATGCCCAGGCTGACATATTTGTCTGTCCCACCGAGTTCGACACCTACAACCTGACTGTGGATGAAGCCATGGCGAGCGGCCTACCGGTCCTGGCTAGTGAAATTGACGCCCTTCGCGGAAGAATTGAATCCGGATCAACGGGAATTCTGTGTCGACGAGACAAAGATACGTTCGCGGAATGTATCACCTATCTCATAGACCATCCGAAAGAGCGCCGAAAATTGGGGTCGGCGGCGCAGAAGAAACTCGCATCTCGAAGCATCGAGACCGCCTACGCATACCTCGAAGTCTATTCGAGAGCACTCGAAGGAGCTGCTGAGCTCCGCTCTCCGCTATCGACCGCGAGCTCGACCGCAGTGTTGAACGCATAGGCTGCAAGTGCGAGCGCGCTGTTGTGTGAACCTGGGCGCGAGAAAGCTAGAGGCGAGAGAACCCGTAGGTTCGAGATGCCCGGCACGGAATCGGTTACGTCGATATGACTTGATCCGAGGCCAGCCGAGGGAACCACGACGCGGGGCCACCGACGACCGCCGACGGCCCACGATGTGTGACCTGCCGGCTCAGACAGGCGATGCCCTTCATGGTCAACTGGAACTGCGGTGGCGCCCAAGTAGGTTGCTATTACGTTAACCACCTTGTCCATCGCGTCGTCCAAGGACTCCCAAGCTGCAACCCCTTGCAGGTCATGACCGGCAGAGTAGAGCCGCCCGGACCGGTCGGTAATCGCAAGAAACCCTGAAGCAAGCTCGACAACGCCAACTATCTTTAGGGTCGGAGAACTTTCTGCGTCGAGACTTATCTGGAGGTGCCAGTGAGCGTCTTCGAAAAAACCACGAATGAGGATTCTCGCACTAATGCAGTGGCTGTCACCGGTGAGTCGGTACTGAATTGAAGAATGACCGTGGCCACCGAGAAGCAGCGTCCTGGGAATCAAATCCATTGACCGCAGAATTTCCACAGTTCCACGGATCCCGGCTGCAAGGACGACTGGACGCGACGGGTCAACTGAGAACCTCTCCCTCTCGGAATGCAGAGCAGTGACACGACCGTTGGCGAATTCAAGACTGCGGATCTCACTGTCGGTACGGATGGTTGTTGGTGCAGAAGCCGAGGTCAGGCATGGGACTACTTTTCCTCCCCAAAGGCGCTCTGTTTGCTTGAGGCCGAACGCGGAGATCATTGCTGGTGCTGCGTGATTGACCCAAACGCCATGGGCGGCAAGACCTTCGACAATAGCGTCGAGCAGCAACGGATCATTCGGGTATGAGTCAACCGGGTTAAGGAACTGAGTCGCTGGTGGCAGGCCTCTCGTAACTGCCGCACGCTCGAGCCCAGACGTCTCTGAGGGGAGCGGAGGAACAAGCCAGCCTGCCCAAAAGTTGGATCCGCCGCCAGCAGATTGGACCTCGTCTGCCGCAGAAGTACCCGAGATCGGTCGGGCGAGTGGCCGGGAACTCTGCGAGTACATTCTCCGCAGCGTCGGTTCATTGAGGCCCTCGGGTATGGGAGCGCCGGTGGTGAACACATCCAGGGTGGCGCCCGTGCGGGCGGCGGCGTATGCCAATGACAAGCCGGCGACTCCGGACCCGATGATATACACGGATGGCTCCTAGCCCATAGCTGTTGTCGGTTGGTCTCGGTCAAGGCCGTGCAGTCTCATCGACTCAAGGATGCGCTCGTAGGTC belongs to Microlunatus elymi and includes:
- a CDS encoding glycosyltransferase family 4 protein, producing MGRLFGDGSAAEDLRTALTTAGHTVSHFGINPFTETLEYENRVWRFPGHYRREVGLRATDQPQAFIRSMRDLNRFALPVVDVARSKADVIHLHTELAMPAIEEIRRHTKIPMVYTQHTVNRVQLELSRCNSVVARLLVTMQDRAIETADEWTAPSALKSNSTRQPVIIPHAIGHRHPIQNRSAGRVPTILYVGRLTAIKGIDLLLDALDLVSRQFRLVVVGTGPRLEEYRQRASDLGIDALFTGQVPREELWGIYAQADIFVCPTEFDTYNLTVDEAMASGLPVLASEIDALRGRIESGSTGILCRRDKDTFAECITYLIDHPKERRKLGSAAQKKLASRSIETAYAYLEVYSRALEGAAELRSPLSTASSTAVLNA